In Microthrixaceae bacterium, a single window of DNA contains:
- the rpsQ gene encoding 30S ribosomal protein S17, whose translation MAEATETTERNSRKVREGIVTSNSMDRTAVVTIVERVRHKKYNKTVQRDKKLYVHDENNDLNVGDRVRVAETRPLSKLKRWRVVEILERAR comes from the coding sequence ATGGCAGAAGCAACCGAAACCACCGAGCGGAACTCCCGCAAGGTCCGTGAAGGCATCGTCACCTCGAACTCGATGGACCGCACCGCCGTGGTCACCATCGTCGAGCGGGTGCGGCACAAGAAGTACAACAAGACGGTTCAGCGCGACAAGAAGCTCTACGTCCACGACGAGAACAACGATCTCAACGTGGGCGACCGGGTGCGCGTGGCCGAGACTCGTCCGTTGTCCAAGCTGAAGCGCTGGCGGGTCGTGGAAATCCTGGAGCGTGCACGATGA
- the rpmC gene encoding 50S ribosomal protein L29: MAKNTVLADLDDSALLGELANRRKELFELRFKLATGGLEQTSKLKAEKRQIARILTELRAREIAAAEAADKEASA; the protein is encoded by the coding sequence ATGGCGAAGAACACCGTTCTGGCCGACCTCGACGACTCCGCGTTGCTCGGCGAGCTGGCCAACCGGCGCAAGGAGCTGTTCGAGCTCCGCTTCAAGTTGGCCACCGGAGGGCTCGAGCAGACCTCGAAGCTCAAGGCCGAGAAGCGCCAGATTGCACGCATTCTGACCGAACTCCGTGCGCGAGAGATCGCCGCGGCAGAGGCAGCTGACAAGGAAGCGAGCGCCTGA
- the rplP gene encoding 50S ribosomal protein L16, with amino-acid sequence MLMPRKVKHRKQHRGRLTGATKGGSAVSYGQYGIQALEPGWITARQIEAARIAMTRHIKRGGKVWINIFPDKPITQKPAETRMGSGKGNVEKWVAVVRPGRVLFELSYPDEETARAALNRAIQKLPMKARIIKREEDF; translated from the coding sequence ATGTTGATGCCGAGAAAGGTCAAGCACCGCAAGCAGCACCGCGGCCGCCTGACCGGCGCAACCAAGGGCGGCTCCGCCGTTTCCTATGGCCAATACGGAATCCAGGCCCTCGAGCCCGGGTGGATCACCGCCCGCCAGATCGAGGCCGCCCGTATCGCCATGACCCGTCATATCAAGCGTGGCGGCAAGGTGTGGATCAACATCTTCCCCGACAAGCCCATCACCCAGAAGCCGGCGGAAACCCGCATGGGCTCCGGCAAGGGCAACGTCGAGAAGTGGGTCGCCGTGGTTCGCCCCGGTCGTGTGTTGTTCGAGCTGTCCTACCCCGATGAGGAGACCGCTCGCGCCGCGCTCAACCGTGCGATCCAGAAGCTGCCGATGAAGGCCCGCATCATCAAGCGCGAGGAGGACTTCTGA